In Leptospira selangorensis, the following are encoded in one genomic region:
- a CDS encoding tetratricopeptide repeat protein, protein MHKGKILLLSLILFVFSAGNTFAQSEPDYQTALAEFQKGNSEKALEIIRVLHEQGKRSYDTHYLAAFCHYNAGRNKSAATHWSEALKLKPGDPAVSVDFARYLIQAGRNSDALEIIYNSYQTNPKNREVRLLYATTLLYNNKAREALYIIEKLKAEDGNDYRPLVLEAQVYFYLGSAEKAEVSLKWAQSLVPNNPNVLNNLGLVYEKAGNQEAKRGNIKKALEQLRNAKEQLESALKLKPDDEKIKGNIRRIEARINALSAG, encoded by the coding sequence ATGCACAAAGGAAAAATACTCCTACTTTCACTGATACTATTTGTTTTTTCGGCGGGGAATACTTTCGCTCAGAGCGAACCGGATTACCAAACAGCATTAGCAGAATTCCAAAAAGGAAATTCAGAAAAAGCCTTAGAGATCATTCGTGTGCTTCACGAACAAGGAAAAAGATCTTACGATACTCATTACCTAGCGGCGTTCTGTCATTATAATGCAGGAAGAAATAAATCCGCTGCTACTCATTGGTCCGAAGCATTAAAACTAAAACCTGGAGACCCTGCTGTAAGTGTGGATTTTGCCAGATATCTGATCCAAGCAGGTAGGAATTCCGACGCATTAGAGATCATTTATAATTCTTACCAAACTAATCCTAAGAATAGAGAAGTAAGATTATTATACGCGACTACTCTATTATATAATAATAAAGCTAGAGAAGCATTATACATTATAGAAAAACTAAAAGCAGAAGATGGAAACGATTACCGTCCTTTAGTTTTAGAAGCTCAAGTTTACTTCTATTTAGGGAGTGCCGAAAAAGCGGAAGTCAGTTTGAAATGGGCTCAATCTTTAGTTCCTAATAATCCGAACGTATTGAACAACCTAGGATTAGTTTACGAAAAAGCAGGAAACCAAGAAGCAAAAAGAGGGAATATCAAAAAGGCCCTCGAACAATTAAGAAATGCTAAAGAACAATTGGAATCCGCACTTAAGTTAA